In the Tribolium castaneum strain GA2 chromosome 1, icTriCast1.1, whole genome shotgun sequence genome, one interval contains:
- the LOC655345 gene encoding epimerase family protein SDR39U1 produces the protein MSKALGTALVGGGTGFIGSHLCNALKSQGYGVTVISRMPGPQRMTWNDLNHVGLPEGTTAVINLAGQNVLDMKQRWNAGFKQNVFNSRVNTTSSLAKAISNAQNKPSVFVSISGVGIYKADKVREYDEASVEPEFDFFSRLCHEWEKAAKLPKGPTRQVTIRSGVVLGRNGGMIKQLYLPFFCGLGGPVMPGDQYLPWIHIEDLTGLILFALKNDKVEGTLNGVAPQNVTNKEFSDAFAKALRRPAFFPVPKFVLNVLLSEERANMLTEGQKVLPKRTMSLGFQYKYPDIASACQQVVTKE, from the exons ATGTCCAAAGCTTTAGGCACCGCTCTCGTGG GGGGCGGTACGGGCTTCATAGGAAGTCACTTATGTAATGCTTTGAAGTCACAAGGGTATGGCGTTACCGTCATTTCCCGGATGCCGGGTCCCCAACGCATGACCTGGAACGACTTGAACCACGTCGGACTTCCCGAAGGAACAACAGCTGTGATTAATTTAGCTGGACAAAATGTCCTAGACATGAAACAGCGCTGGAACGCCGGCTTTAAACAAAACGTCTTCAACTCGAGAGTCAACACCACCTCATCCCTAGCTAAAGCAATTTCAAACGCGCAAAACAAACCCTCAGTTTTTGTGAGCATATCAGGAGTTGGAATTTACAAAGCAGATAAAGTCAGAGAATATGATGAAGCGAGTGTAGAACCcgagtttgattttttctcacGGCTTTGTCATGAATGGGAAAAGGCCGCCAAGCTTCCAAAAGGGCCTACTAGGCAAGTGACGATCCGTAGCGGCGTTGTTTTGGGGAGAAACGGAGGGATGATCAAACAGCTCTATTTGCCGTTCTTTTGTGGACTGGGGGGCCCTGTCATGCCAGGTGATCAGTACTTACCGTGGATACACATTGAAGATCTTACCGGACTGATTTTATTTGCACTCAAAAATGATAAAGTTGAAGGGACCCTGAATGGAGTGGCTCCACAAAATGTCACAAACAAGGAATTTTCAGAC GCTTTTGCTAAAGCTCTGAGACGTCCGGCTTTTTTTCCCGTCCCTAAGTTCGTCTTGAATGTTCTGCTTAGTGAAGAAAGGGCTAATATGCTGACTGAGGGACAAAAAGTCTTGCCAAAGAGGACAATGTCGTTAGGGTTTCAGTATAAATATCCTGATATTGCGTCAGCATGCCAGCAAGTTGTTACAAAAGAGTGa